Genomic DNA from Catenulispora sp. EB89:
GGAACATCCGAGAACCTGTTAACCGACGGGCTCGACATCATCTACGCCCGCTTCACCGGGTTGTGGGTTTCGAGCACGGAGGGTCAGGCATGGGTGCCTTCATAGTTCGCAGGCTTCTGAACTATGTGGTCTTGGTGTTCGTCGCCACGTCCCTGGCGTACCTGGGGGCCTCGACGGCCTTCCACCCCAAGGACATGTACCTGCAGAAGAACCCGCCGACCAAGCCGGTCGTGATGTACCAGGAGCTGAACGAGCGCAACGAGAACCCGGAGAAGCCGGTGTTCGAGCGCTACGCGCACTGGGTCGACGGCGTCGCGCACGGCGACTTCGGCAAGACCTGGCAGCTGGACTCGGTCAACAAGCACTTCTCGATCAGCGTGTGGGTCACCGTGCGCCTGGTCTCCGTCGCGGCCGTGCTCTCCGCGATCCTGGGCATCCTGATCGGGTCCTTCCAGGCGGTCAGACAGTACAAGTTCAGTGACCACGCGATCACCTTCGGGTCCTACATCGTCTTCGCGATGCCGGTCTTCGTGCTGGCGCCGCTGCTGAAGCTGATCGCGGTCCAGGTGAACAAGGCGGTCGGCGGCGACACCCCGTTCCTGCAGTACCAGGGCGAGATCGACCCGAACGCCACGGGCTTCTTCGGCCAGCTGTTCAGCCGCGCCGACCACCTGCTGCTGCCGACCATCTCGCTGACCCTGGGGCTGATCGCCTTCTACAGCCGCTACCAGCGCGGCCAGATGCTCGACGTCCTGGGCTCGGACTTCCTGCGCACCGCGCGGGCCAAGGGCCTGACCAAGGGCCGGGCCATCCTCAAGCACGGCGTGCGCACCGCGGTGATCCCGGTCATGACGCTGGTGACCTACTCCACGATCCTCACGTTCGCCGGCGCGATCATCACCGAGCGCGTCTTCGGCTGGAACGGCCTGGGCTCCTGGTTCACCGACGCCACCAACCACTCGGACGTGAACTCGGTGGCCGTGATCACCCTGTTCTCCGCGGTGCTGGTGCTCATCGCCGGGATGCTCTCGGACGTCATCACCGCCCTGCTCGACCCGCGGGTCCGGCTGTGACCGCCGTCCTGATCCCCGCCGCTCCGTACGACCGCACCAGCCACCGAAGGGCTCTGTGATGACCGCTCCGACCCCCGCCGGTACCGCCGTCGAGACCGTCGAGCTCCAGTCCGCGCCCCGCGAGGGCTCCGGGCGCGCCGCCCTGGTCTGGCGCCGGTTCCGCCGCAACAAGATGGCCATGGTGGGACTGGTCGGCCTGGTGCTGCTGTTCGCCTTCGCCTTCCTGGGCCCGCTGCTGACGCACTGGTCGCCGGCCGACATCGACCTGATCAACACCCAGTCCGGCCCGACCGGGGACCACTTCTTCGGCACCGACGACGTCGGCCACGACATGTTCGCGCAGACCGTCAACGGGATGCAGAAGTCGCTGATCATCGGTCTGCTGGTGGCCCTGCTGTCCACCGGGTCCGCCGGGCTGCTGGGGACCGCGGCGGCCTACTTCGGCGGCTGGTGGGAGAAGGTCATCGTCTGGCTGACGGACCTGTTCCTGGTCGTGCCCTCGCTGCTGATGCTGATCATCCTGTCCCCGTACTTCCAGGGCGCGAACTGGCTGGTGCTGGTGCCGATGATCGCGCTGTTCAGCTGGATGATCACCTCGCGGGTGGTGCGCGGCATGACGCTGACCATCCGGGAGCGCGAGTTCGTGCGGGCCGCCCGGTACATGGGCGTGCCGGCCTGGACCATCATCCGCCGGCACATCATCCCCAACATCTCCTCGATCCTGATCGTCGACTTCACGCTGAACGTGGGCGCGGCGATCGTCACCGAGTCGTTCCTGTCCTTCCTGGGCTTCGGCATCCGCTCCCCGAACGTCTCGCTCGGCACCGTGATCAACGACGGGGCGCAGTTCGCCTCCACCGACCAGTGGTACCTGTTCGTGTTCCCGGCCTCGGTCCTGGTGCTGATCATCCTGTGCGTCAACTTCATCGGGGACGGCCTGCGCGACGCCCTCGACCCCAACTCGACGGGAGCCTCGGCCCGATGAGCCAGAACCTGCTGCTGCCCCACTCCGCCGGGCGTCCCGGCGAGCGTCGTCCGACACAGACCGGCAGTCCGCTGCTGTCCGTGCAGGACCTGAACGTCACCTTCGCCTCCGAGGCCGGCGACGTGCGCGCGGTGCGCGGTGTGAGCTACGACCTGCATCCCGGCGAGGTGCTGGGCATCGTCGGCGAGTCCGGCTCCGGCAAGTCGGTGTCCTCGATGGCGATCCTCGGCCTGCTGCCGGACAACGCCCGGGTCACCGGCTCGGTCAAGCTGGACGGCCGGGAGCTGCTGGGCCTGAGCGACAAGCAGATGTCGAAGATCCGCGGCAAGGACATCGCGATGGTCTTCCAGGACCCGCTGTCCGCGCTGACCCCGGTGTTCACCGTCGGCGACCAGATCGTCGAGGCGCTGACCGTGCACCAGAAGCTGTCCCGCGACGCCGCGCGCAAGCGGGCGCTGGAGCTGCTGGACGTGGTCGGCATCCCGGACCCGGACCGGCGGTTCAAGAACTTCCCGCACGAGTTCTCCGGCGGCATGCGCCAGCGCGTCATGATCGCCATGGCGATCGCCAACGACCCCAAGGTCATCCTCTGCGACGAGCCGACGACCGCGCTCGACGTGACCATCCAGGCGCAGATCCTGGAGGCGCTGAAGAACGCGCAGGAGCTGACCGGCGCGGCGATCCTGATGATCACCCACGACCTCGGCGTGGTCGCCGGCTTCGCCGACAAGGTGGCCGTGATGTACGCCGGCCGCCCGGTCGAGCAGGGCCCGGTCGACGAGATCTACTACAGCCCGCGCATGCCGTACACGATCGGATTGCTGGGCTCGATCCCGCGCCTGGACGCCACGGCAGAGCACGGGGCGCACGGCCGCCGCCCGCTGACCCCGATCGAGGGCAACCCGCCGTCGATGGTGGGCCTGCCGGACGCCTGCCCGTTCGCCGACCGCTGCCCGATCGCGACCGAGATCTGCCGGGACTCCGAGCCCGAACTGCTCTCGGCCGGCGGGAACGCGCACCTGTCGGCCTGCCACCGCCGGGCCGACCTGCAGAGCGGGACCATCCCGATCGACGAGGTCTACCCGGTCCCGGACATCCCGGAGACGGACCTGGACACGGTGCCGCGCGAACAGCGCGCGCCGGTGCTGGCGGTCAAGGGCCTGCAGAAGCACTTCCCGCTGATGCGCGGCGCGGTGTTCAAGCGCCGGGTCGGCACGGTCAAGGCCGTGGACGGCATCGACTTCGAGATCCGCGAGGGCGAGACCCTGGGCCTGGTCGGCGAGTCCGGCTGCGGTAAGACGACGACGCTGCTGGAGATCCTGGAGCTGGTGGCCCCGCAGGCCGGCTCGATCGCGGTGTTCGGCCGCGAGGCCGCGAACCTGTCCGGCCGCGAGCGCATGGAGATGCGCAAGGACATCCAGATCGTGTTCCAGGACCCGATGGCGTCGCTGGATCCGCGGATGCCGATCGGGGAAGCCGTCGCGGAGCCGCTGCGCACCCACGGCTGGTCCGCGGAGAAGGCCGCGGCGCGGGTGGCGGAGCTGCTGAAGCTGGTCGGCCTGGAGCCGTACCACGCCGCGCGCTTCCCCCGGGAGTTCTCCGGCGGCCAGCGGCAGCGCATCTGCGTGGCCCGGGCGCTGGCGCTGAACCCGAAGGTCGTCATCCTGGACGAGCCGGTCTCGGCCCTGGACGTCTCCATCCAGGCCGGCGTCATCAACCTGCTGGACGAGCTGCGGGCCAAGCTGGGCCTGAGCTACCTGTTCGTGGCGCACGACCTGTCGGTGGTCCGGCACATCGCCGACCGGGTGGCCGTGATGTACCTGGGGCGCATCGTCGAGATCGGCGACGTGGCCTCGGTGTTCCACGCGCCTTCGCACCCGTACACCCAGGCCCTGCTCTCGGCGATCCCGCTGCCGGACCCGCGCAAGGAGCGCGAGCGCGAGCGGATCCTGCTGCCCGGCGACCTGCCGTCGCCGGCCAACGTGCCCTCCGGCTGCCGGTTCCGCGACCGCTGCTTCAAGTACGCGTCGCTGAACGCCGCCGAGCAGGCGAAGTGCCGCGACGAGGACCCGGTCATCGTCCCGCGACCGGGCCGCGAGGACCACGCGGCCGCGTGCCACTACGCCGACGCGCTGCAGGTGGTCTGACCCAGCACGCACCTTC
This window encodes:
- a CDS encoding ABC transporter permease produces the protein MGAFIVRRLLNYVVLVFVATSLAYLGASTAFHPKDMYLQKNPPTKPVVMYQELNERNENPEKPVFERYAHWVDGVAHGDFGKTWQLDSVNKHFSISVWVTVRLVSVAAVLSAILGILIGSFQAVRQYKFSDHAITFGSYIVFAMPVFVLAPLLKLIAVQVNKAVGGDTPFLQYQGEIDPNATGFFGQLFSRADHLLLPTISLTLGLIAFYSRYQRGQMLDVLGSDFLRTARAKGLTKGRAILKHGVRTAVIPVMTLVTYSTILTFAGAIITERVFGWNGLGSWFTDATNHSDVNSVAVITLFSAVLVLIAGMLSDVITALLDPRVRL
- a CDS encoding ABC transporter permease; translated protein: MTAPTPAGTAVETVELQSAPREGSGRAALVWRRFRRNKMAMVGLVGLVLLFAFAFLGPLLTHWSPADIDLINTQSGPTGDHFFGTDDVGHDMFAQTVNGMQKSLIIGLLVALLSTGSAGLLGTAAAYFGGWWEKVIVWLTDLFLVVPSLLMLIILSPYFQGANWLVLVPMIALFSWMITSRVVRGMTLTIREREFVRAARYMGVPAWTIIRRHIIPNISSILIVDFTLNVGAAIVTESFLSFLGFGIRSPNVSLGTVINDGAQFASTDQWYLFVFPASVLVLIILCVNFIGDGLRDALDPNSTGASAR
- a CDS encoding dipeptide ABC transporter ATP-binding protein: MSQNLLLPHSAGRPGERRPTQTGSPLLSVQDLNVTFASEAGDVRAVRGVSYDLHPGEVLGIVGESGSGKSVSSMAILGLLPDNARVTGSVKLDGRELLGLSDKQMSKIRGKDIAMVFQDPLSALTPVFTVGDQIVEALTVHQKLSRDAARKRALELLDVVGIPDPDRRFKNFPHEFSGGMRQRVMIAMAIANDPKVILCDEPTTALDVTIQAQILEALKNAQELTGAAILMITHDLGVVAGFADKVAVMYAGRPVEQGPVDEIYYSPRMPYTIGLLGSIPRLDATAEHGAHGRRPLTPIEGNPPSMVGLPDACPFADRCPIATEICRDSEPELLSAGGNAHLSACHRRADLQSGTIPIDEVYPVPDIPETDLDTVPREQRAPVLAVKGLQKHFPLMRGAVFKRRVGTVKAVDGIDFEIREGETLGLVGESGCGKTTTLLEILELVAPQAGSIAVFGREAANLSGRERMEMRKDIQIVFQDPMASLDPRMPIGEAVAEPLRTHGWSAEKAAARVAELLKLVGLEPYHAARFPREFSGGQRQRICVARALALNPKVVILDEPVSALDVSIQAGVINLLDELRAKLGLSYLFVAHDLSVVRHIADRVAVMYLGRIVEIGDVASVFHAPSHPYTQALLSAIPLPDPRKERERERILLPGDLPSPANVPSGCRFRDRCFKYASLNAAEQAKCRDEDPVIVPRPGREDHAAACHYADALQVV